The following are encoded in a window of Brevibacillus ruminantium genomic DNA:
- a CDS encoding DHH family phosphoesterase, translating into MSNYKRSLEEAAAFMRAHDRYLVLSHVNPDGDATGSALAVAQMLKDLGKSFVVINEGETPEKFSFLPGSSQILNLSVSPLEEIFSAVIAVDCADRSRMGKVEHLFAPDVQLLNIDHHPTNDGFGTLNVIRTEAAATAEILYDLAATAEFLLQPDLALCLYTGLLTDTGGFRYSNTTPHVMESAARLLTFGVNPGDVAERCLEVITLGHVQVLRRALASLELTHQKLVASVAVSRQDLAEAGANREDAGGLVNYCRNIEGVEVGISFVEADTDVFKVSLRSRSYVNVAEVAQKLGGGGHAKAAGCTVKGPIDTVRKQVLSLVGEAIGSERG; encoded by the coding sequence ATGAGTAATTACAAACGTTCCCTGGAGGAAGCGGCTGCTTTCATGAGAGCCCATGACCGATACCTCGTACTGTCTCATGTCAACCCTGACGGAGATGCGACAGGATCGGCGCTAGCCGTAGCTCAAATGCTGAAAGATCTGGGCAAATCCTTTGTGGTCATAAACGAGGGTGAAACTCCGGAAAAATTCTCGTTTTTGCCAGGCAGCAGCCAGATCCTCAACCTATCGGTATCACCGCTGGAGGAAATCTTTTCAGCGGTGATTGCTGTTGATTGTGCCGATCGTTCCCGGATGGGAAAAGTGGAACATCTGTTTGCACCTGACGTCCAGCTGTTAAATATTGATCATCACCCCACCAATGACGGCTTTGGCACACTGAACGTGATTCGCACGGAAGCAGCCGCCACCGCAGAAATCCTGTACGACCTGGCAGCGACAGCCGAGTTTTTGTTGCAACCCGATTTGGCTCTCTGCCTCTATACGGGTTTGCTGACGGATACGGGCGGGTTTCGCTATTCCAATACCACTCCCCACGTGATGGAGAGCGCGGCTCGCCTGCTTACTTTTGGGGTGAACCCCGGCGATGTGGCGGAGCGCTGTTTGGAAGTCATTACGCTCGGGCATGTACAAGTGTTGCGGCGAGCGTTGGCCAGTCTGGAGCTGACCCATCAGAAACTGGTTGCTTCTGTGGCGGTGAGCAGACAGGACTTGGCCGAAGCCGGAGCAAACCGTGAGGATGCAGGCGGGTTGGTCAACTACTGCCGCAACATCGAGGGAGTCGAGGTTGGCATATCTTTTGTTGAAGCAGATACCGACGTGTTTAAAGTCAGTCTCCGCTCCCGCAGCTACGTTAATGTGGCAGAAGTAGCCCAAAAGCTGGGCGGCGGCGGGCATGCCAAGGCTGCCGGCTGTACAGTGAAGGGACCGATTGATACGGTTCGCAAACAGGTTTTGTCTCTGGTCGGGGAAGCAATCGGGAGTGAGCGAGGATGA
- the rbfA gene encoding 30S ribosome-binding factor RbfA has product MNKTRMSRVGEEIKKELSMLLQRGLKDPRIGFVTVTDVEVTSDLQLAKVYVSIFGSDEQRKDSLAGLQKAKGYLRTEIGKRVKLRHIPDFVFKLDESIDYGSKIETILREISTDGEKGAQQDE; this is encoded by the coding sequence ATGAACAAGACACGGATGAGCCGGGTTGGCGAGGAGATTAAAAAAGAGCTGAGCATGCTGCTTCAACGCGGATTGAAAGACCCGCGTATCGGCTTTGTAACGGTAACAGATGTAGAAGTAACCAGTGATTTGCAGCTCGCAAAGGTATACGTCAGCATTTTTGGCAGTGACGAACAGCGAAAAGATTCGCTTGCTGGACTGCAAAAAGCAAAAGGATACCTCCGAACAGAGATTGGTAAACGGGTAAAGCTGCGTCATATCCCGGATTTTGTATTTAAACTGGATGAATCCATTGACTACGGCAGCAAAATTGAAACCATCCTGCGTGAAATCTCCACGGATGGAGAAAAAGGGGCACAGCAGGATGAGTAA
- a CDS encoding DUF503 domain-containing protein, with protein sequence MIAGARIQLFLPACQNLKEKRAIVKSILGKLRSRFSVSAAELAYLEQWQRAEIGIAAVANEMSFLHNQMQAMIRMVESHPGVELIHTETEYYD encoded by the coding sequence ATGATAGCGGGTGCGCGGATTCAACTGTTTCTGCCTGCCTGCCAAAATTTGAAAGAGAAACGGGCCATCGTGAAAAGCATTCTGGGAAAACTGCGGAGTCGTTTTTCGGTCTCCGCGGCCGAATTGGCCTATTTGGAACAATGGCAGCGTGCCGAAATTGGTATCGCTGCCGTTGCCAATGAAATGTCCTTTTTGCATAATCAGATGCAAGCGATGATACGTATGGTGGAGAGCCACCCAGGGGTGGAGTTGATCCATACGGAAACGGAATACTACGATTAA